In Ostrea edulis chromosome 6, xbOstEdul1.1, whole genome shotgun sequence, a single window of DNA contains:
- the LOC125646905 gene encoding prefoldin subunit 5-like isoform X2, translating into MASKQGGQQIDIGQLPIPQLNQLVQQLEQEIELFTNSLNQLKLAQQKFLESQECLNKVNPENNSKDILVPLTSSMYVPGQLSDVKKVLVDIGTGYYVEMEVTKGKEYFKRKIDYVTKQMEKVQPLLAEKYKMKQVTVEILQLKIQNQVQAQQQGGGTVKA; encoded by the exons ATGGCATCCAAACAAGGTGGACAGCAGATAGACATTGGACAGTTACCTATCCCGCAGCTGAATCAACTCGTCCAACAATTGGAGCAA GAAATTGAGCTCTTTACGAATTCCCTGAATCAGCTGAAGCTTGCCCAGCAGAAGTTTTTAGAGTCTCAGGAATGTTTGAACAAAGTCAATCCAGAGAACAACAGTAAAGACATCCTGGTGCCCCTGACCAGCTCA ATGTATGTTCCAGGACAGCTGAGTGATGTTAAAAAGGTATTGGTGGATATTGGAACAGGGTACTATGTAGAAATG GAAGTAACCAAAGGAAAGGagtatttcaaaagaaagattGACTATGTCACCAAACAAATGGAGAAGGTACAACCCCTGCTTGCTGAAAAGTACAAAATGAAACAAG TAACCGTGGAGATCTTACAGCTTAAAATCCAGAACCAGGTGCAGGCCCAACAGCAGGGAGGCGGTACAGTTAAAGCGTGA